TCTGGCCCGAGGCCCGGGCCATTCCTTGAGCGATGAATCCCGCTCCTTGTTCGTGACGCGCGAGGACGTGCTGGATCACAGGACGGCGCGCGAGGGCGTCGTACAGGGGCAGGTTGGCCCCTCCGGGAATTCCGGCAATGGTGCGGATTCCCTGGCGTTCCAGTAAGCGTATCACGAGATCGGCTCCGGTCATTTTCATGGTATTGTTCATTGTGGCGGTTAGAGCCGCTGGAAGTGTCCGGCGCAGATCATAAAAAACCCCCGCCGGACGAATCCGGCGGGGGTTAAAAAATTGCGTTAGAAGTTTTCTACGCCCGCGCGGATTCGTTCGAGGCCACGACGACCACGACGACTTTTACGAGCACGACTAGGAGATTAAACTTCATTGGATGCTTGTTAAGAATCAGGCGCGGTCTGATCTGTCAAAGAAAAAGGGGCGGAAGAGAAAGGAGGAGTCTGCTGCTCGCTCGGAGTCGAAGAGTCGTTGGCAGATTGAAGCTTGCGGATGCGCACCGCAGAAATGCGCTGGAGAGTTTGGGAAGTTACGGAACCATCTTTGTGTCGCGTTTCGCTTTTTCTGATGGTTCCTCCCACATAGGTCCACTCTGCATTGAGGGCGAGGATCAGGGAGGTATCGATTGAGCCTCGCTGAAATCCTTCGGAGAATCTTCGGTAATCGAGGGAGAGGTCGAATGCATCCTCTTTTCGGGAGATTTTGTAGGTCGCGGAAAAGTTCTCCTTGAGTCTGACGATGCCTTGAGAGTCTCCGGTGATTGCGATGGTGACAATGTCGGCCAAGTTTTCGAGTTTTTCGGTGATCTCTGGGACTTCGAATGAGTAGGGTTCCCGTGTGCCGTCCGGACTCAACCGGTACATTTCTCCTTCAGCGAATTCAATTGGAGGTACGTTCTTGTCCGTCTCGAGCCAAAGAATTTGGAGCTCGTAGGGAAAACTCTCCTCGACTTCTTGGGTCCAGTCGGAGTTGGAAGTTCCGTCCCCGAATATGGCGGCAGTGTCACTCGGTAGCGGTTCGGCCGGAAGGAATTGAACGGTTAGGAATAGGAGGAGGAAGAGTTTTTGCATGGTGGTATGGAAAATAGCCTTTGCCTGGGGGGGGCGTTGGAATCGGGGAGCTTAAAAGCCAGGGGTTGATCGTGGATTGATGTGCGACTTCATCCCGGAAAAGACGAAGCCGTAGTATTGGTCCTGATCTCCGGTCTGCACATGATCTCCTGCGGTTAGATCATATTCCCGGTGAACTTCCCGTCTGCCTTCCCATCTTCTGCATCGACCTGCTCGACGATGGAGGAAAGTTCGGCAGGGCTGATCGCTCCTTTGCTCGTGAGGAGACGAATCAGCTAGGCGAGGTAGAGCTTCATCTCGGCGTTCTCTGCGATCAACTTTTCGATCTTCTGGTCCTGAGACAGGTCTTTGTGAAAGGACCCGCGGATTTCCCGTTTAAGAGAATCGATGTCTCGTTCGGTATCTTGGATATCCAAGCGATTTCCGACGTCGCCGAGGAAAAGTGTTCTGCCCCATCCCATAATTCTGTCCTGTCTTTGGAGTTTTCTGCGCAAAGTGTGGTCGCCCTCTATTTCACTGGATGAACGACGCCGAGTGATCGATGAGTATGCTCCGAATCGAGTTCTGTCTCAAGGAGAAAGTGAAAGTTCCGAATCGAACGAAGAACATAGACCTACCCCATTGCCTAAGGCCTTCTTTAGGGAGCGCGGTGCTTCAGCCCGCGTTTTCGATGCTCTCTCGCGATTGCTCACGCGGGCTGAAGCATCGCGCCGGTCTTGCTCAAAGTTTGGGGAAGTGCGCAAAAAAAAAAACCGCCCAAAGGACGGCTTTTAAAAATAATGGTGCTCGAGGCGGGACTTGAACCCGCACGGCTTTCGCCACACGCCCCTCAAGCGTGCGTGTCTACCAATTCCACCACCCGAGCAATCAGGGAAAGGAAGGTTGTAGGCGGTTTGGGGTGGGGGGATCAACCCAAATGTTTCCATTTTGTCGATTTTTCCTGCGGCACAGGGTTTGACACCCCTCGCTGCCTCGGAAATAGTTCTCTCCGTTATATCACGATCGCTCGGGCGGATGTTCCGTTTCCGATTTCTCTCTTCCATGGCTGATAGCTCCGAAAACTCTTCCGACAAGAACGAAAGCCTCGATCTCGAGCAGTTGCGCGACCTTAGTTTTGCGCCGCAGTGGTCTTCAGGTGGCTCCTCTGGTTCATCCCAACGATCCAGAGAAGAACGTCCAAAATCCCGGTCTTCCGGTCCTGCCCGTGATCGCCGTCCGGCTCGCAAGCGTCCCAGCTCTGGAGCGCCTGGAGGAGGGGGAGGCGGCGGACCTCGTGGTAAGCGAGGAGAACGTCCGGCCCGACCCGAGCCGTATCGGCCGATCGTTAACTTTTCCATTTACCCGGAGGATGAGCCCTTCGACCTTTTGACCCAATCGATTCGTTCGAGCCTCAAGGTCTATGAGCTTTTCGAGGTCACCCAGTTGATCCTCGATAAACCGGACCGGATGGTCGTTGTGGTCACTCCGCTTTCCGATGAAGCTCCTCCGCTCTATGAGTGCTTGCCGGATCGGCAGTTGTTTCGGGATGAAACGACGGCGTTGATGCATGCGGCCAATCTCTTGCTTCCTTCGGTCTTCGAGGAAAAGGAAGAGGACGTGGATCCCCCGAGCGGAAACTTTTCGTCGGTGCTGCGCTGTAAGTTTTCAGGGAAGTATCTCCCGCCGAAGAGTTATCATCGTTATCAAGCTTTGCTTCAGGAGCATCAGCGGTTGAATTGCCCGGATATTTCGATTGAACGGGTCGAGAGTGGTCTTGAACCGGTTGCCGAGGAGGAAGCGGTACAAGAATGGCTTAAGTCGATGAGCCGTCGGTCGGTTTTTCGTCTGCGTTCTGCGTCGGCTCCGGTCGAAGCGGCAAAGCCAGAGGAAGCCAAACCCGAGGAAGAGACCCCAGTGGCCGATGGCGAAGCTCCGAAGTCTGAAGAGGCCTCCGCCCCCGAAGCGGGAACGGAGACTCCGGCAGCCGAAGAAGCGCCTGCACCGACACCGGAAGCGAAGGCTCCGGCAGAAGACGCGCTGGTTCTCGACTCGAGGGAAGCCGCTCTCAATCATTTGATTCGGACCAAGCGCGAAAAGCTGGTGCGGGAAACGCGACAAGCGCGAGTCCCGGCCCGCGCCTTGGCTGAAGCCGAGGATAGCGAAATTCAGAAATCGTTCGCTGCCTACGTGGAGCAGCAAAAGCGTTTCCCACTCGATTCGGCGAACAATGTCCGGATGAAGCTGCGGAAGGGGAAGTTCTTCATCTTCAAAAAAGGGAAGAAAGGCATTAGCTATGTTTCCGCCGTGCGTCGGAAGCACCGCCCCCAGAATTCGGTCTTTGCCGATTCGGTGGAAAAGATCATTTCCCTGCTCGAGGCGAATCCAGAGATCAAGTTGAAGACGCTTCCAGGACTCTTATACCCAGAGCGCGTCGATGAGTCTGGAAAGGCGAATCTTGAACCGGATGAAACTCGTCAGATCGTAAAGGATCTGAAGTGGCTGAAGTCGGAAGGCTATCTTTACGAATACGGAGATGGGACTTTGGAGATGCACTCCAAAGAAATCGAGAATCCCAAGGGGTCCTCGGGACCGAAGCCAGCTCCGGAAGCGCAAGAGCCGGCTGAAGAAAAAGAGACGACAGAAGAGTCTCCAAAGTCAGATTCCTGAGCCTTTTCATAGGGGAGTGAACCTGCTTCCCAATGCTTCTGCGAGGCCTGAATGCGCACCTAGTTGGCGGAATCGGACTGCTCTGATTCCGTGCGAGCACTTTACGGGAGAGGCTTCTCCTGGGAATACAATTCGCCCCAGTGGTGCTGCATATGCTTACACACAAGCCTATGGCTCTGGACGGTCTCGAAAAGGAAAGAACAGGGGAGCGCGGAATTCATTCCGCCCCGCATGCCTCTCAGGACTTTCGCCTTAGATTCTGAGGGAAACTTTTCATGTGCAGCCAATCTGACGGGGCGGAATGAATTCCACGCTCCATTTTAGCCATGCTCCTGCAGGGCAACTCGAAGATTTTACAGGAGAACGTTAGTCGAGGAATTTGTGTGTAAGGATATGGCGCTGAGGGGTCACCTCTGTCAGCAGGGAACGTGTTGGCCGTATGTAGGGAATTTTTCCCTGCAACTCCACTGGAGAATCCCGTGGACGAGGAAAGGCATGTTCTTGGATCCTGAATGAATCCCTAACCGAGAACCTTCCTGGGCTCCCGTGGGGCGGGCGCGGCTAGAGATCCCAGCTCGGTCGCATTTGCCCGTCGCGGCGCATGCCTACCGGTGTGCCGAATACCTCGTGGAGGATGAAGCTCTTTTGAAGGTTTTGCGGGTCGTCCAGCGCTTCGCGCAGGAACTGGCGGTAGGATGTCGCTGACTTTTGAGAACGAGCTTTCGCGGCTGCCTGATTGATGAAGGCGACGCGTTGCCGGGCCTGACGGCGGGCGGAGTCGGCTTTTTCCTGTGAGCGACGGACTTCTTCCATCTGCACTTCGAGATCCCGTTCGATGTTCGAGGTGGTGGCGAGGGCGGGCTCCGATGCCGATTCCCGGTTTCGGGAGGAGCTGGAACGGCGCTCGACCATTCCGCGGTGCGGTTGCGATTCGCGGAGGACAGCGCCTCCTCGTTCTGCTTCGGGGCGGGAAGCCTCGGGTGGCTTTTCCTCACGTTGATACTCTTGCGGGGAGCCTTGGCGCCGCTCTTGAATCTTCCGACGCAGCTCCTCTCGAATCTTGCGCAGGTCGTCGCTGGGTTCTTTGCCCGGATCCTGCTCGTCCTCAGACTTTTTCCCAAGGAACTGCGACACGAAATAAATCGCGAAGAAGACCAGGGGGAGGAGGATCTCGAGAAGATTGTCCATAGCTTAGCTATTGTGCTGGTCGGAGGAGCGCTTAGCTCTGACCGGGGATTTCCGGAGTGTCTTCATCGTCTTTGGAGATGGTTTCCCGCATCTTGGTATCCGCTTGGATATTGTTGAGACGGTAGTAGTCCATGACGCCGAGGTTGCCTTCGCGGAGGGCATCGGCGATGGCCATCGGGACCTTGGATTGGGCTTCGACGAGTTTGGCCTGCATCTCCTGCACCTTGGCCTTCATTTCCTGCTCAAGGGCAACGGCGGCTGCGCGACGGATTTCCGCTTGGGCTTGGGCCATGTTCTTGTTGGCCTCGGCTTGGGCAACTTGCAGCTTTGCCCCAATGTTTTCACCGACGTCGACGTCGGCGATATCGATGGAAAGAATTTCAAAGGCGGTGCCTACGTCCAATCCACGTTGCAGAACGACCTTGGAGATGGAGTCCGGGCTTTCGAGCACGGTTTTATAAGTGTCGGCTGAACCGATGGTGGTCACGATCCCTTCCCCGACACGGGCGATGATCGTTTCTTCGAGGGCGCTTCCCACGTAGCGGTCGAGGTTGGAGCGGACCGTCACTCGGGCACGGGCTTTGACCTGAATCCCGTCTTTGGCGACCCCGTCGATGCTGCGGCGTCCGGCGTTCGGATCCGGGCAGTCGATCACTTTCGGGTTGATCGATGTGCGGACCGCTTCGACGACGGACTTGCCGGTTCCTTTGGTGGCCAGGTCGATGGCGCAGGCGCGTGTCCAGTCGAGAGCGATCGCGGCCTTGTCGGCGGCGATAAGGGCCTGGACTGTATGAATGATATTCCCTTCGGCGAGGTAGTGGGCTTCGATCTCGTCGGTGCTGATCTCAATCCCCGCCTTGGAAGCGGTGATCCGGGCATCCGTGACCAGCTTGTAGTCGACCGAGCGCAGCTTCATGGCCACGAGGGTGAAGATGCTGACCGGGGCTCCGGCAAGGTAAGCCTTCAACCAGACGTTGAAGAAAGAAATGAGGATGTACACGAGGATCAGGGCGATGACGACGAGGACGCCGGCGCCGACCATGGGCCAAGGGATTTCTGCGAGGAAGGTCAGGGAGTTCATATTTTTTCGATGATTAGGCGGAAATTATCGCGGGAAACGACGCGAATGGATTGATCTTTCAGGAGGAATCCTGAACGGGAAAAGGCTTCGAACTTCTGGTCGCCGATGCGGATCATCCCCGTCGGAGACATCGCGGTCAAGGTAACTCCCTCGGCTCCGATCACCTCGTCTGTGGAATGGACCGATTCGGATCTTCCAGTGACAGCGGAGGAGAGAATGAAGCGATTGCGGAACTTGGATTTTCCTAAAAGTTTAAACTCGAAGTAGACGAGAAGGAGAATCCCTGCACCCGCTCCGGAAAAGAGAAGGACCGAGCCGCCGAGGCCCCAAGGGGCGTAAGCGA
This region of Puniceicoccus vermicola genomic DNA includes:
- the floA gene encoding flotillin-like protein FloA (flotillin-like protein involved in membrane lipid rafts), whose protein sequence is MNSLTFLAEIPWPMVGAGVLVVIALILVYILISFFNVWLKAYLAGAPVSIFTLVAMKLRSVDYKLVTDARITASKAGIEISTDEIEAHYLAEGNIIHTVQALIAADKAAIALDWTRACAIDLATKGTGKSVVEAVRTSINPKVIDCPDPNAGRRSIDGVAKDGIQVKARARVTVRSNLDRYVGSALEETIIARVGEGIVTTIGSADTYKTVLESPDSISKVVLQRGLDVGTAFEILSIDIADVDVGENIGAKLQVAQAEANKNMAQAQAEIRRAAAVALEQEMKAKVQEMQAKLVEAQSKVPMAIADALREGNLGVMDYYRLNNIQADTKMRETISKDDEDTPEIPGQS
- a CDS encoding NfeD family protein translates to MAEIVGLILLAAILASFEIVVPGGILGLLAFAALIGASYLAYAPWGLGGSVLLFSGAGAGILLLVYFEFKLLGKSKFRNRFILSSAVTGRSESVHSTDEVIGAEGVTLTAMSPTGMIRIGDQKFEAFSRSGFLLKDQSIRVVSRDNFRLIIEKI